A portion of the Ricinus communis isolate WT05 ecotype wild-type chromosome 10, ASM1957865v1, whole genome shotgun sequence genome contains these proteins:
- the LOC8287667 gene encoding AP2-like ethylene-responsive transcription factor At2g41710 isoform X2: MASSSSDPGLKPELGGGSGGESSEAVIANDQLLLYRQLKKPKKERGCTAKERISKMPPCTAGKRSSIYRGVTRHRWTGRYEAHLWDKSTWNQNQNKKGKQVYLGAYDDEEAAARAYDLAALKYWGPGTLINFPVTDYSRDLEEMQNVSREEYLASLRRKSSGFSRGISKYRGLSSQWDSSFGRMPGSEYFSSINYGAADDPAAESEYVGSLCFERKIDLTSYIRWWGFNKTRESVSKSSDERKHGYGEDISELKSSEWAVQSTEPYQMPRLGMPDNGKKHKCSKISALSILSHSAAYKNLQEKASKKQENCTDNDEKENKKTNKMDYGKAVEKSTSHDGSNERLGAALGMSGGLSLQRNAYQLAPFLSAPLLTNYNAIDPLVDPILWTSLVPVLPAGFSRNSEVTKTETSSTYTFFRPEE, translated from the exons ATGGCGTCCTCTTCTTCTGATCCTGGGTTGAAACCAGAACTGGGCGGGGGTAGCGGCGGAGAGAGTTCAGAAGCAGTGATAGCAAATGATCAGTTATTATTATACAGACAATTaaagaaaccaaagaaagagagaggttGTACTGCTAAAGAACGTATCAGTAAAATGCCTCCTTGTACTGCTGGTAAACGTAGCTCCATTTATCGTGGAGTTACCAG GCATAGATGGACTGGTAGATATGAAGCTCACCTTTGGGATAAAAGTACTTGGAACcagaatcaaaataaaaagggaAAGCAAG TATACTTGG GAGCATATGATGATGAAGAGGCTGCAGCTAGAGCATATGATCTTGCTGCCTTAAAGTATTGGGGTCCTGGGACACTCATTAATTTTCCT GTCACTGATTATAGTAGAGATCTTGAGGAAATGCAGAATGTGTCTAGAGAGGAATACCTAGCATCTCTTCGTAG AAAGAGTAGTGGGTTCTCTAGAGGAATATCTAAATACCGGGGACTTTCTAG CCAGTGGGACTCATCATTTGGTCGTATGCCTGGATCTGAATATTTCAGTAGCATAAATTATG GTGCAGCTGATGATCCAGCAGCAGAAAGCGAATATGTTGGCAGTCTTTGTTTTGAAAGGAAAATTGATCTAACAAGTTATATCAGATGGTGGGGGTTCAACAAAACTCGTGAATCTGTCTCCAAATCATCAGATGAAAGAAAACATGGTTATGGTGAAGATATCAGTGAGCTTAAATCATCAGAATGGGCAGTGCAGTCTACTGAGCCTTACCAGATGCCCCGTCTGGGCATGCCTGACAACGGTAAAAAGCATAAATGCTCCAAGATCTCTGCCTTGAGCATTTTGTCACACTCGGCTGCTTACAAGAACTTGCAAGAGAAGGCGTCaaaaaagcaagaaaactGTACTGATAAtgatgaaaaggaaaataaaaagactaaTAAAATGGATTATGGCAAAGCAGTTGAGAAGTCTACAAGTCATGATGGCAGTAATGAGAGACTTGGAGCTGCATTAGGCATGAGTGGCGGATTGTCTCTTCAGAGAAATGCGTACCAACTCGCTCCTTTTTTGTCTGCTCCACTTCTAACCAACTATAATGCCATTGACCCCTTAGTAGATCCCATCCTATGGACATCTCTAGTTCCTGTTCTTCCTGCTGGATTTTCTCGTAATTCTGAG GTCACAAAGACAGAGACAAGTTCAACTTATACCTTCTTTCGGCCGGAGGAGTGA
- the LOC8287667 gene encoding AP2-like ethylene-responsive transcription factor At2g41710 isoform X1, with amino-acid sequence MASSSSDPGLKPELGGGSGGESSEAVIANDQLLLYRQLKKPKKERGCTAKERISKMPPCTAGKRSSIYRGVTRHRWTGRYEAHLWDKSTWNQNQNKKGKQVYLGAYDDEEAAARAYDLAALKYWGPGTLINFPVTDYSRDLEEMQNVSREEYLASLRRKSSGFSRGISKYRGLSSSQWDSSFGRMPGSEYFSSINYGAADDPAAESEYVGSLCFERKIDLTSYIRWWGFNKTRESVSKSSDERKHGYGEDISELKSSEWAVQSTEPYQMPRLGMPDNGKKHKCSKISALSILSHSAAYKNLQEKASKKQENCTDNDEKENKKTNKMDYGKAVEKSTSHDGSNERLGAALGMSGGLSLQRNAYQLAPFLSAPLLTNYNAIDPLVDPILWTSLVPVLPAGFSRNSEVTKTETSSTYTFFRPEE; translated from the exons ATGGCGTCCTCTTCTTCTGATCCTGGGTTGAAACCAGAACTGGGCGGGGGTAGCGGCGGAGAGAGTTCAGAAGCAGTGATAGCAAATGATCAGTTATTATTATACAGACAATTaaagaaaccaaagaaagagagaggttGTACTGCTAAAGAACGTATCAGTAAAATGCCTCCTTGTACTGCTGGTAAACGTAGCTCCATTTATCGTGGAGTTACCAG GCATAGATGGACTGGTAGATATGAAGCTCACCTTTGGGATAAAAGTACTTGGAACcagaatcaaaataaaaagggaAAGCAAG TATACTTGG GAGCATATGATGATGAAGAGGCTGCAGCTAGAGCATATGATCTTGCTGCCTTAAAGTATTGGGGTCCTGGGACACTCATTAATTTTCCT GTCACTGATTATAGTAGAGATCTTGAGGAAATGCAGAATGTGTCTAGAGAGGAATACCTAGCATCTCTTCGTAG AAAGAGTAGTGGGTTCTCTAGAGGAATATCTAAATACCGGGGACTTTCTAG CAGCCAGTGGGACTCATCATTTGGTCGTATGCCTGGATCTGAATATTTCAGTAGCATAAATTATG GTGCAGCTGATGATCCAGCAGCAGAAAGCGAATATGTTGGCAGTCTTTGTTTTGAAAGGAAAATTGATCTAACAAGTTATATCAGATGGTGGGGGTTCAACAAAACTCGTGAATCTGTCTCCAAATCATCAGATGAAAGAAAACATGGTTATGGTGAAGATATCAGTGAGCTTAAATCATCAGAATGGGCAGTGCAGTCTACTGAGCCTTACCAGATGCCCCGTCTGGGCATGCCTGACAACGGTAAAAAGCATAAATGCTCCAAGATCTCTGCCTTGAGCATTTTGTCACACTCGGCTGCTTACAAGAACTTGCAAGAGAAGGCGTCaaaaaagcaagaaaactGTACTGATAAtgatgaaaaggaaaataaaaagactaaTAAAATGGATTATGGCAAAGCAGTTGAGAAGTCTACAAGTCATGATGGCAGTAATGAGAGACTTGGAGCTGCATTAGGCATGAGTGGCGGATTGTCTCTTCAGAGAAATGCGTACCAACTCGCTCCTTTTTTGTCTGCTCCACTTCTAACCAACTATAATGCCATTGACCCCTTAGTAGATCCCATCCTATGGACATCTCTAGTTCCTGTTCTTCCTGCTGGATTTTCTCGTAATTCTGAG GTCACAAAGACAGAGACAAGTTCAACTTATACCTTCTTTCGGCCGGAGGAGTGA
- the LOC8287667 gene encoding AP2-like ethylene-responsive transcription factor At2g41710 isoform X4 produces the protein MASSSSDPGLKPELGGGSGGESSEAVIANDQLLLYRQLKKPKKERGCTAKERISKMPPCTAGKRSSIYRGVTRHRWTGRYEAHLWDKSTWNQNQNKKGKQVYLGAYDDEEAAARAYDLAALKYWGPGTLINFPVTDYSRDLEEMQNVSREEYLASLRRKSSGFSRGISKYRGLSSQWDSSFGRMPGSEYFSSINYADDPAAESEYVGSLCFERKIDLTSYIRWWGFNKTRESVSKSSDERKHGYGEDISELKSSEWAVQSTEPYQMPRLGMPDNGKKHKCSKISALSILSHSAAYKNLQEKASKKQENCTDNDEKENKKTNKMDYGKAVEKSTSHDGSNERLGAALGMSGGLSLQRNAYQLAPFLSAPLLTNYNAIDPLVDPILWTSLVPVLPAGFSRNSEVTKTETSSTYTFFRPEE, from the exons ATGGCGTCCTCTTCTTCTGATCCTGGGTTGAAACCAGAACTGGGCGGGGGTAGCGGCGGAGAGAGTTCAGAAGCAGTGATAGCAAATGATCAGTTATTATTATACAGACAATTaaagaaaccaaagaaagagagaggttGTACTGCTAAAGAACGTATCAGTAAAATGCCTCCTTGTACTGCTGGTAAACGTAGCTCCATTTATCGTGGAGTTACCAG GCATAGATGGACTGGTAGATATGAAGCTCACCTTTGGGATAAAAGTACTTGGAACcagaatcaaaataaaaagggaAAGCAAG TATACTTGG GAGCATATGATGATGAAGAGGCTGCAGCTAGAGCATATGATCTTGCTGCCTTAAAGTATTGGGGTCCTGGGACACTCATTAATTTTCCT GTCACTGATTATAGTAGAGATCTTGAGGAAATGCAGAATGTGTCTAGAGAGGAATACCTAGCATCTCTTCGTAG AAAGAGTAGTGGGTTCTCTAGAGGAATATCTAAATACCGGGGACTTTCTAG CCAGTGGGACTCATCATTTGGTCGTATGCCTGGATCTGAATATTTCAGTAGCATAAATTATG CTGATGATCCAGCAGCAGAAAGCGAATATGTTGGCAGTCTTTGTTTTGAAAGGAAAATTGATCTAACAAGTTATATCAGATGGTGGGGGTTCAACAAAACTCGTGAATCTGTCTCCAAATCATCAGATGAAAGAAAACATGGTTATGGTGAAGATATCAGTGAGCTTAAATCATCAGAATGGGCAGTGCAGTCTACTGAGCCTTACCAGATGCCCCGTCTGGGCATGCCTGACAACGGTAAAAAGCATAAATGCTCCAAGATCTCTGCCTTGAGCATTTTGTCACACTCGGCTGCTTACAAGAACTTGCAAGAGAAGGCGTCaaaaaagcaagaaaactGTACTGATAAtgatgaaaaggaaaataaaaagactaaTAAAATGGATTATGGCAAAGCAGTTGAGAAGTCTACAAGTCATGATGGCAGTAATGAGAGACTTGGAGCTGCATTAGGCATGAGTGGCGGATTGTCTCTTCAGAGAAATGCGTACCAACTCGCTCCTTTTTTGTCTGCTCCACTTCTAACCAACTATAATGCCATTGACCCCTTAGTAGATCCCATCCTATGGACATCTCTAGTTCCTGTTCTTCCTGCTGGATTTTCTCGTAATTCTGAG GTCACAAAGACAGAGACAAGTTCAACTTATACCTTCTTTCGGCCGGAGGAGTGA
- the LOC8287667 gene encoding AP2-like ethylene-responsive transcription factor At2g41710 isoform X3: protein MASSSSDPGLKPELGGGSGGESSEAVIANDQLLLYRQLKKPKKERGCTAKERISKMPPCTAGKRSSIYRGVTRHRWTGRYEAHLWDKSTWNQNQNKKGKQVYLGAYDDEEAAARAYDLAALKYWGPGTLINFPVTDYSRDLEEMQNVSREEYLASLRRKSSGFSRGISKYRGLSSSQWDSSFGRMPGSEYFSSINYADDPAAESEYVGSLCFERKIDLTSYIRWWGFNKTRESVSKSSDERKHGYGEDISELKSSEWAVQSTEPYQMPRLGMPDNGKKHKCSKISALSILSHSAAYKNLQEKASKKQENCTDNDEKENKKTNKMDYGKAVEKSTSHDGSNERLGAALGMSGGLSLQRNAYQLAPFLSAPLLTNYNAIDPLVDPILWTSLVPVLPAGFSRNSEVTKTETSSTYTFFRPEE from the exons ATGGCGTCCTCTTCTTCTGATCCTGGGTTGAAACCAGAACTGGGCGGGGGTAGCGGCGGAGAGAGTTCAGAAGCAGTGATAGCAAATGATCAGTTATTATTATACAGACAATTaaagaaaccaaagaaagagagaggttGTACTGCTAAAGAACGTATCAGTAAAATGCCTCCTTGTACTGCTGGTAAACGTAGCTCCATTTATCGTGGAGTTACCAG GCATAGATGGACTGGTAGATATGAAGCTCACCTTTGGGATAAAAGTACTTGGAACcagaatcaaaataaaaagggaAAGCAAG TATACTTGG GAGCATATGATGATGAAGAGGCTGCAGCTAGAGCATATGATCTTGCTGCCTTAAAGTATTGGGGTCCTGGGACACTCATTAATTTTCCT GTCACTGATTATAGTAGAGATCTTGAGGAAATGCAGAATGTGTCTAGAGAGGAATACCTAGCATCTCTTCGTAG AAAGAGTAGTGGGTTCTCTAGAGGAATATCTAAATACCGGGGACTTTCTAG CAGCCAGTGGGACTCATCATTTGGTCGTATGCCTGGATCTGAATATTTCAGTAGCATAAATTATG CTGATGATCCAGCAGCAGAAAGCGAATATGTTGGCAGTCTTTGTTTTGAAAGGAAAATTGATCTAACAAGTTATATCAGATGGTGGGGGTTCAACAAAACTCGTGAATCTGTCTCCAAATCATCAGATGAAAGAAAACATGGTTATGGTGAAGATATCAGTGAGCTTAAATCATCAGAATGGGCAGTGCAGTCTACTGAGCCTTACCAGATGCCCCGTCTGGGCATGCCTGACAACGGTAAAAAGCATAAATGCTCCAAGATCTCTGCCTTGAGCATTTTGTCACACTCGGCTGCTTACAAGAACTTGCAAGAGAAGGCGTCaaaaaagcaagaaaactGTACTGATAAtgatgaaaaggaaaataaaaagactaaTAAAATGGATTATGGCAAAGCAGTTGAGAAGTCTACAAGTCATGATGGCAGTAATGAGAGACTTGGAGCTGCATTAGGCATGAGTGGCGGATTGTCTCTTCAGAGAAATGCGTACCAACTCGCTCCTTTTTTGTCTGCTCCACTTCTAACCAACTATAATGCCATTGACCCCTTAGTAGATCCCATCCTATGGACATCTCTAGTTCCTGTTCTTCCTGCTGGATTTTCTCGTAATTCTGAG GTCACAAAGACAGAGACAAGTTCAACTTATACCTTCTTTCGGCCGGAGGAGTGA
- the LOC8287667 gene encoding AP2-like ethylene-responsive transcription factor At2g41710 isoform X5 → MKLTFGIKVLGTRIKIKRESKMHLLSGAYDDEEAAARAYDLAALKYWGPGTLINFPVTDYSRDLEEMQNVSREEYLASLRRKSSGFSRGISKYRGLSSSQWDSSFGRMPGSEYFSSINYGAADDPAAESEYVGSLCFERKIDLTSYIRWWGFNKTRESVSKSSDERKHGYGEDISELKSSEWAVQSTEPYQMPRLGMPDNGKKHKCSKISALSILSHSAAYKNLQEKASKKQENCTDNDEKENKKTNKMDYGKAVEKSTSHDGSNERLGAALGMSGGLSLQRNAYQLAPFLSAPLLTNYNAIDPLVDPILWTSLVPVLPAGFSRNSEVTKTETSSTYTFFRPEE, encoded by the exons ATGAAGCTCACCTTTGGGATAAAAGTACTTGGAACcagaatcaaaataaaaagggaAAGCAAG ATGCATCTACTTTCAGGAGCATATGATGATGAAGAGGCTGCAGCTAGAGCATATGATCTTGCTGCCTTAAAGTATTGGGGTCCTGGGACACTCATTAATTTTCCT GTCACTGATTATAGTAGAGATCTTGAGGAAATGCAGAATGTGTCTAGAGAGGAATACCTAGCATCTCTTCGTAG AAAGAGTAGTGGGTTCTCTAGAGGAATATCTAAATACCGGGGACTTTCTAG CAGCCAGTGGGACTCATCATTTGGTCGTATGCCTGGATCTGAATATTTCAGTAGCATAAATTATG GTGCAGCTGATGATCCAGCAGCAGAAAGCGAATATGTTGGCAGTCTTTGTTTTGAAAGGAAAATTGATCTAACAAGTTATATCAGATGGTGGGGGTTCAACAAAACTCGTGAATCTGTCTCCAAATCATCAGATGAAAGAAAACATGGTTATGGTGAAGATATCAGTGAGCTTAAATCATCAGAATGGGCAGTGCAGTCTACTGAGCCTTACCAGATGCCCCGTCTGGGCATGCCTGACAACGGTAAAAAGCATAAATGCTCCAAGATCTCTGCCTTGAGCATTTTGTCACACTCGGCTGCTTACAAGAACTTGCAAGAGAAGGCGTCaaaaaagcaagaaaactGTACTGATAAtgatgaaaaggaaaataaaaagactaaTAAAATGGATTATGGCAAAGCAGTTGAGAAGTCTACAAGTCATGATGGCAGTAATGAGAGACTTGGAGCTGCATTAGGCATGAGTGGCGGATTGTCTCTTCAGAGAAATGCGTACCAACTCGCTCCTTTTTTGTCTGCTCCACTTCTAACCAACTATAATGCCATTGACCCCTTAGTAGATCCCATCCTATGGACATCTCTAGTTCCTGTTCTTCCTGCTGGATTTTCTCGTAATTCTGAG GTCACAAAGACAGAGACAAGTTCAACTTATACCTTCTTTCGGCCGGAGGAGTGA
- the LOC8287666 gene encoding pentatricopeptide repeat-containing protein At2g41720 isoform X2, translated as MAAINYLCHPPLVSNFKLHCKKSKNDVAFQEKKSGFVDYDTGQHQVSTQVTGFRKCDLQKRYRLKVGGDRFQRDWTLSQVVSKILELNPKYDDVEVVLNHWIGRFARKNFPRLIKEITQRGALEHSNLVFRWMKLQKNYCARTDMYNMMIRLHARHNLTDQARGLFFEMQEWRCKPDSETYNALINAHGRAGQWRWAMNIMEDMLREAIPPSRSTYNNLINACGSSGNWREALKVSKQMTENGVGPDLVTHNIVLSAYKTGAQYSKALSYFELMKGTNIRPDTTTRNIVIYCLVKLGQCEKAIDIFNSMREKRAECRPDIVTFTSIIHLYSLSGQVENCKAVFSTMLAEGLTPTIVSYNALIGAYAFHGMSEEALSVFKKIKASGLLPDVVSYTSLLSSYGRSKQPKKAREMFNMMKKAKLKPNVVSFNALIDAYGSNGLLADAVKVLREMEQDGIHPNIVTICTLLAACGRCGQKVNIDAVLSAAKMRGIKLNTVACNSAIGSYMNVGEYEKAVALYNSMRKMKVAPNSVTYTVLISGCCKMSKYGKAIEFFADMMELKIALTKEVCSSVICAYSKQGQITEAESIFTMMKMAGCCPDIITYTAMLHAYNAGEHWGKACDLIQEMEDYDIQLDTIACSALMMAFNKRGNPSQIT; from the exons ATGGCGGCCATAAACTACCTCTGCCACCCTCCTCTAGTTTCCAACTTTAAACTCCATTGCAAAAAGTCCAAAAACGACGTTGCATTCCAAGAGAAAAAATCCGGTTTCGTCGATTACGATACGGGCCAACACCAAGTTTCCACTCAAGTTACTGGATTCAGGAAATGCGACCTCCAGAAACGTTACCGTTTAAAAGTTGGAGGCGACCGGTTTCAAAGGGACTGGACTCTATCTCAAGTCGTCAGCAAAATTCTAGAACTTAATCCTAAATACGACGATGTTGAGGTTGTACTTAACCATTGGATTGGCCGTTTTGCCCGAAAGAATTTCCCTCGTTTAATTAAA GAGATAACGCAGAGGGGCGCTCTGGAGCATAGCAATTTAGTGTTTCGATGGATGAAATTGCAAAAGAATTATTGTGCACGCACTgatatgtataatatgatgATCAGGCTTCATGCTAGACATAATCTTACTGATCAGGCGCGTGGTTTGTTCTTTGAGATGCAAGAATGGAG GTGCAAACCAGATTCTGAGACTTACAATGCTCTTATCAATGCACATGGAAGAGCAGGTCAATGGCGTTGGGCCATGAATATAATGGAAGACATGCTTCGTGAAGCT ATTCCCCCTAGTCGATCAACATATAATAACTTGATCAATGCTTGTGGATCTAGTGGTAATTGGAGAGAAGCTCTGAAAGTAAGTAAGCAAATGACTGAAAATGGAGTTGGTCCTGATCTGGTGACTCATAATATTGTTTTATCTGCATACAAGACTGGTGCTCAATATTCAAAAGCTTTATCTTATTTTGAACTAATGAAAGGAACAAATATTCGTCCTGATACAACAACCCGAAACATTGTGATATATTGCTTAGTGAAACTTGGTCAGTGTGAGAAAgctattgatatttttaattccaTGAGGGAAAAGAGGGCAGAATGCCGGCCGGATATTGTAACTTTTACAAGTATAATCCATCTATACTCTCTGAGTGGGCAGGTTGAAAATTGTAAGGCTGTTTTCAGTACTATGCTTGCAGAAGGTTTAACGCCCACTATTGTTTCATATAATGCTCTGATAGGAGCATATGCTTTTCATGGAATGAGTGAAGAGGCATTATcagtttttaagaaaattaaagcaaGTGGACTTCTCCCAGATGTTGTGTCCTATACATCCTTGCTCAGTTCTTATGGGAGATCAAAGCAACCCAAAAAAGCAAGAGAGATGTTTAACATGATGAAGAAGGCCAAGTTGAAGCCAAATGTTGTTAGCTTTAATGCCCTGATTGATGCATATGGATCTAATGGTTTGCTAGCTGATGCTGTGAAAGTTCTGCGTGAAATGGAGCAAGATGGCATTCACCCAAATATTGTCACCATATGTACTCTTTTGGCAGCCTGTGGCCGCTGCGGTCAAAAGGTGAATATTGATGCTGTGCTTTCAGCAGCTAAAATGCGAGGCATCAAGTTGAACACAGTTGCATGTAATTCAGCTATTGGAAGCTACATGAATGTGGGAGAATATGAAAAGGCTGTGGCTTTGTACAACTCCATGAGGAAAATGAAAGTGGCACCTAATTCTGTTACTTATACagtcttgataagtggttGCTGCAAGATGTCAAAATATGGTAAGGCAATTGAATTTTTTGCAGATATGATGGAATTGAAAATTGCTTTGACCAAGGAGGTTTGCTCATCTGTGATATGTGCCTACAGTAAGCAG GGCCAAATCACAGAAGCAGAATCTATTTTCACTATGATGAAGATGGCTGGCTGTTGTCCTGACATAATTACATATACCGCAATGCTGCATGCTTACAATGCTGGAG AACACTGGGGAAAAGCTTGCGATCTAATTCAAGAAATGGAAGACTATGATATCCAACTTGATACTATTGCATGTTCAGCTCTGATGATGGCATTCAATAAACGAGGCAACCCATCACAG ATTACGTGA
- the LOC8287666 gene encoding pentatricopeptide repeat-containing protein At2g41720 isoform X1, producing MAAINYLCHPPLVSNFKLHCKKSKNDVAFQEKKSGFVDYDTGQHQVSTQVTGFRKCDLQKRYRLKVGGDRFQRDWTLSQVVSKILELNPKYDDVEVVLNHWIGRFARKNFPRLIKEITQRGALEHSNLVFRWMKLQKNYCARTDMYNMMIRLHARHNLTDQARGLFFEMQEWRCKPDSETYNALINAHGRAGQWRWAMNIMEDMLREAIPPSRSTYNNLINACGSSGNWREALKVSKQMTENGVGPDLVTHNIVLSAYKTGAQYSKALSYFELMKGTNIRPDTTTRNIVIYCLVKLGQCEKAIDIFNSMREKRAECRPDIVTFTSIIHLYSLSGQVENCKAVFSTMLAEGLTPTIVSYNALIGAYAFHGMSEEALSVFKKIKASGLLPDVVSYTSLLSSYGRSKQPKKAREMFNMMKKAKLKPNVVSFNALIDAYGSNGLLADAVKVLREMEQDGIHPNIVTICTLLAACGRCGQKVNIDAVLSAAKMRGIKLNTVACNSAIGSYMNVGEYEKAVALYNSMRKMKVAPNSVTYTVLISGCCKMSKYGKAIEFFADMMELKIALTKEVCSSVICAYSKQGQITEAESIFTMMKMAGCCPDIITYTAMLHAYNAGEHWGKACDLIQEMEDYDIQLDTIACSALMMAFNKRGNPSQVLILAEFMKEKEIPFSDAIFFEMVSACSLLRDWRTILNLMKLMEPSFSVVSIGLLNQLLHVLGRSGKIESMMKLFYKITASGAEINFNTYSIMLKNLLAVGNWRKYIEVLEWMEDAGIQPSIGMYYDISSYVQKGGGAEYAAIIQERVESLRRKCGSQISTTKV from the exons ATGGCGGCCATAAACTACCTCTGCCACCCTCCTCTAGTTTCCAACTTTAAACTCCATTGCAAAAAGTCCAAAAACGACGTTGCATTCCAAGAGAAAAAATCCGGTTTCGTCGATTACGATACGGGCCAACACCAAGTTTCCACTCAAGTTACTGGATTCAGGAAATGCGACCTCCAGAAACGTTACCGTTTAAAAGTTGGAGGCGACCGGTTTCAAAGGGACTGGACTCTATCTCAAGTCGTCAGCAAAATTCTAGAACTTAATCCTAAATACGACGATGTTGAGGTTGTACTTAACCATTGGATTGGCCGTTTTGCCCGAAAGAATTTCCCTCGTTTAATTAAA GAGATAACGCAGAGGGGCGCTCTGGAGCATAGCAATTTAGTGTTTCGATGGATGAAATTGCAAAAGAATTATTGTGCACGCACTgatatgtataatatgatgATCAGGCTTCATGCTAGACATAATCTTACTGATCAGGCGCGTGGTTTGTTCTTTGAGATGCAAGAATGGAG GTGCAAACCAGATTCTGAGACTTACAATGCTCTTATCAATGCACATGGAAGAGCAGGTCAATGGCGTTGGGCCATGAATATAATGGAAGACATGCTTCGTGAAGCT ATTCCCCCTAGTCGATCAACATATAATAACTTGATCAATGCTTGTGGATCTAGTGGTAATTGGAGAGAAGCTCTGAAAGTAAGTAAGCAAATGACTGAAAATGGAGTTGGTCCTGATCTGGTGACTCATAATATTGTTTTATCTGCATACAAGACTGGTGCTCAATATTCAAAAGCTTTATCTTATTTTGAACTAATGAAAGGAACAAATATTCGTCCTGATACAACAACCCGAAACATTGTGATATATTGCTTAGTGAAACTTGGTCAGTGTGAGAAAgctattgatatttttaattccaTGAGGGAAAAGAGGGCAGAATGCCGGCCGGATATTGTAACTTTTACAAGTATAATCCATCTATACTCTCTGAGTGGGCAGGTTGAAAATTGTAAGGCTGTTTTCAGTACTATGCTTGCAGAAGGTTTAACGCCCACTATTGTTTCATATAATGCTCTGATAGGAGCATATGCTTTTCATGGAATGAGTGAAGAGGCATTATcagtttttaagaaaattaaagcaaGTGGACTTCTCCCAGATGTTGTGTCCTATACATCCTTGCTCAGTTCTTATGGGAGATCAAAGCAACCCAAAAAAGCAAGAGAGATGTTTAACATGATGAAGAAGGCCAAGTTGAAGCCAAATGTTGTTAGCTTTAATGCCCTGATTGATGCATATGGATCTAATGGTTTGCTAGCTGATGCTGTGAAAGTTCTGCGTGAAATGGAGCAAGATGGCATTCACCCAAATATTGTCACCATATGTACTCTTTTGGCAGCCTGTGGCCGCTGCGGTCAAAAGGTGAATATTGATGCTGTGCTTTCAGCAGCTAAAATGCGAGGCATCAAGTTGAACACAGTTGCATGTAATTCAGCTATTGGAAGCTACATGAATGTGGGAGAATATGAAAAGGCTGTGGCTTTGTACAACTCCATGAGGAAAATGAAAGTGGCACCTAATTCTGTTACTTATACagtcttgataagtggttGCTGCAAGATGTCAAAATATGGTAAGGCAATTGAATTTTTTGCAGATATGATGGAATTGAAAATTGCTTTGACCAAGGAGGTTTGCTCATCTGTGATATGTGCCTACAGTAAGCAG GGCCAAATCACAGAAGCAGAATCTATTTTCACTATGATGAAGATGGCTGGCTGTTGTCCTGACATAATTACATATACCGCAATGCTGCATGCTTACAATGCTGGAG AACACTGGGGAAAAGCTTGCGATCTAATTCAAGAAATGGAAGACTATGATATCCAACTTGATACTATTGCATGTTCAGCTCTGATGATGGCATTCAATAAACGAGGCAACCCATCACAGGTTCTTATTCTGGCGGAGTTcatgaaagagaaagaaatccCCTTTAGCGATgctattttctttgaaatggTTTCAGCATGTAGTCT ATTACGTGATTGGAGGACTATACTTaatttgatgaaattgatGGAGCCATCATTCTCTGTAGTATCAATTGGACTTTTGAATCAGCTTCTTCATGTTCTTGGAAGAAGTGGAAAGATTGAGTCCATGATGAAG TTATTTTACAAGATTACTGCATCGGGTGCTGAAATCAACTTCAACACTTATTCAATCATGTTGAAGAATCTTTTGGCTGTTGgaaattggagaaaatataTTGAG GTATTGGAATGGATGGAGGATGCAGGAATCCAACCTTCAATTGGAATGTATTATGATATATCCTCCTATGTGCAAAAGGGTGGTGGAGCTGAATATGCTGCTATCATACAAGAAAGAGTTG AATCTCTGAGAAGAAAATGTGGGAGTCAAATATCAACAACCAAGGTGTGA